Part of the Scrofimicrobium sp. R131 genome is shown below.
CGGGGCGCATCTCCACCAGGCGGGCAGCCCGGCGCGAGGACAGGTAGGAGCCGATCACGGACCGCAGGAACCACAGGCCCACCGCGACCCAGAAGATGGTCGGCACCCAAATCTGGGCGGTTTCGCTCAGTTCCACCCGGAAGCCCAGCCGGTGCGCCGCGTAGGTGAGCAGGTTCTGGCCGATCCAACCGAGGGCGTAGCCGGCCCCCATCAGGGTGCCGGACACCAGTCCGTGCCAGAAGCCGCGGCGCGGCAGGAGCGACGGCGACACGGAGATCGCGTACATGATCACCGCGACAAACAGTCCGCCGGCAGAAAAGAGGTCCATGCTGTCTTTCCGGTGGGGGATGGGACAGCACTACTATAGCCGGGCTGGCGCCGATCTTCCGGCCCGGCCAAACCCCAGATCCACCCGGCCGAGCCGCCCGGTCAAACCCGGAAAACAGTGCCATAATTTGGGTATGTCAGCTCACAATTTCACGGATGAAACCGACCTGCCTCAGCCCCTCCCCCCAGCCTTCCAGGAAGTCGCCCCCGGCTACCGGCTCGACGACCCGCATGCGGCCCCCACCCTGCGCTGGGGGATCCTCGGTGCCGGCGGGATTGCCCACACTTTTGCCGCCACGGTCTCCGCCCACTCCTCCGGCCAGATCGCAGCGGTGGGATCGCGAAACCTCGACCGGGCCCGCGCCTTCGCGCACGAGTTCAACCTGCCCCACGCCTACGGTTCCTACGAAGAACTGGTTGCCTCCCCCCACGTCGACGCGATCTACGTGGCCACCCCGCACATTCGCCACCGCGACGACGCCCTCCTAGCCCTGCGGGCCGGCAAGCCGGTGCTGGTGGAAAAGGCCTTCACCATGACCGCCGCCGAAGCGCGGGAAGTGTTTGACGAGGCGGCCACCCGGAACCTGTTCGTGATGGAGGCGATGTGGAGTCGCCACCTGCCGCACTATCGGTTCATTCGCGCCCTGATCGAGTCGGGCGCGGGGGGACAGCTGGTGGCCGCCAGCGCGGACCACTCCCAGTGGCTCCGCCACGTTCCGCGGATGGTCCGCCCCGAGCTTGGCGGGGGCGCCCTGCTGGACCTGGGCGTCTACCCGCTCCACTT
Proteins encoded:
- a CDS encoding Gfo/Idh/MocA family oxidoreductase, with product MSAHNFTDETDLPQPLPPAFQEVAPGYRLDDPHAAPTLRWGILGAGGIAHTFAATVSAHSSGQIAAVGSRNLDRARAFAHEFNLPHAYGSYEELVASPHVDAIYVATPHIRHRDDALLALRAGKPVLVEKAFTMTAAEAREVFDEAATRNLFVMEAMWSRHLPHYRFIRALIESGAGGQLVAASADHSQWLRHVPRMVRPELGGGALLDLGVYPLHFLHHALGRPTELVAAGLPTGTGVDASEVILARYPAALGVASATMDGINSTAGTLTFANLAVELPEQFYRPTVVHLRTFPDRAEGGTEQLVTTWDARVPGGFQYQAAEVARCVAAGLTESPVVTWADTLDVMEMMDEVGRQLAAAGTFRE